One Carassius auratus strain Wakin chromosome 44, ASM336829v1, whole genome shotgun sequence genomic window carries:
- the LOC113062545 gene encoding TGF-beta receptor type-2-like has protein sequence MEREMERVAFGSVLLVCLVSGASALLHTANPHAVCKSCDPQPASCKSYQCLANCSVPKVCPNPDDVCAAVWWREDGVVMVETMCHDPMEPLYGVSLDDFSSSDCVLTIRFVKGRIVRLCACTGHECNERMLLNKPDHSSDLVLLRTSETKVFRLSQLCKFCDAESTACAATGVCETSCNIASICESPDEVCVSAWRRNEGNAIIETLCHNPALPFYGQYLTDYNNTVCQMKQVEDTEEEVYICSCNEEECNDRLFFTDVSPPPGTESSLSKRTLPSMLLVSLFPVLIAVVVLLSAFYCFHVFDQHNLKAPKSSGIDSETCAIIVSDDNRSASSSANSLNHNTELLPIQLDAIVGNGRFAEVYRAKLKQGATDESFQKVAVKIFPYEEYASWKTEWEIFSDTELRHENVLQFLTAEDRKAERRYWLITAYHERGNLQEFLTQHVIGWDELCRLGGSLARGVAHLHADRTPCGHSKVPIAHRDLKSANVLVKADLSCCLCDFGLSLRLHNSMSPEELANSGQVGTARYMAPEVLESRMDLENIESFKQADVYSMALVLWEITSRCSAIGDVREYEPPFGKLKDHLCVESMKDDIIRDRLRPEIPSSWTNHTGVQLLCSSIEECWDHEPEARLTAQCIVERFSEISSTVISVSSDDKSAQDSGNDEK, from the exons GTGCATCAGCTCTGCTCCACACAGCCAATCCGCACGCTGTGTGTAAGTCATGTGACCCTCAGCCGGCGAGCTGCAAGTCGTATCAGTGCTTGGCGAACTGCAGCGTTCCAAAGGTCTGCCCGAATCCAGATGACGTCTGCGCCGCCGTCTG GTGGAGGGAGGATGGAGTTGTGATGGTGGAGACGATGTGTCATGACCCGATGGAGCCGCTGTACGGCGTGAGTCTAGACGACTTCAGCAGCTCGGACTGTGTGCTGACCATCAGATTCGTGAAAGGGCGTATCGTCCGTCTGTGTGCCTGTACGGGACACGAGTGCAACGAGCGCATGCTGCTCAACAAACCTGATCACAGCTCCGACCTCGTTCTAT TGCGTACTTCAGAAACGAAGGTCTTCAGACTCTCTCAGCTCTGTAAGTTCTGTGACGCTGAATCCACGGCGTGTGCCGCCACCGGCGTCTGCGAAACCTCGTGTAACATCGCCTCTATCTGCGAGAGTCCCGACGAGGTGTGCGTCAGCGCCTG GAGGAGAAACGAAGGGAACGCCATCATCGAAACGCTGTGTCACAATCCGGCGCTCCCGTTTTACGGCCAGTATCTGACGGACTACAACAACACCGTCTGTCAGATGAAGCAGGTGGAGGACACGGAGGAGGAGGTTTACATCTGCTCCTGCAATGAGGAAGAGTGCAACGATCGGCTCTTCTTCACTGACG TTTCACCTCCTCCAGGAACCGAATCTTCTCTCAGTAAGAGGACTCTCCCGTCGATGCTGTTGGTCAGTCTGTTCCCCGTCCTGATCGCTGTCGTCGTTCTCCTCTCGGCCTTCTACTGCTTTCACGTGTTTGACCAACACAACCTCAAAGCGCCCAAATCCAGCGGCATCGACAGCGAGACCTGCGCGATCATCGTGAGCGACGACAACCGATCCGCCAGCAGCTCGGCCAACAGCCTGAACCACAACACCGAGTTACTCCCGATCCAGCTGGACGCTATTGTGGGGAACGGCCGCTTCGCTGAAGTCTACAGAGCCAAACTCAAGCAGGGAGCGACGGACGAATCCTTCCAGAAGGTAGCGGTGAAGATATTTCCGTACGAAGAATACGCCTCGTGGAAAACCGAGTGGGAGATTTTCTCGGACACTGAGCTACGGCACGAGAACGTGCTTCAGTTTCTAACCGCCGAGGACCGGAAGGCCGAGCGACGCTATTGGTTGATAACAGCCTATCACGAGCGAGGAAACCTGCAGGAGTTCCTGACGCAGCACGTGATTGGCTGGGACGAGCTGTGCCGATTGGGCGGGTCTCTGGCGAGGGGCGTGGCTCATCTCCATGCTGACCGGACGCCGTGCGGACACTCCAAAGTGCCCATCGCACACCGGGACCTGAAGAGCGCGAACGTCCTGGTGAAAGCAGACCTCAGCTGCTGTCTGTGCGACTTCGGTCTCAGTCTGAGACTCCATAACTCCATGTCTCCTGAAGAACTGGCCAACAGCGGACAG GTGGGAACGGCCAGATATATGGCTCCTGAGGTGCTGGAGTCCAGGATGGACCTGGAGAACATCGAGTCCTTCAAACAGGCCGACGTTTACTCCATGGCTCTGGTTCTGTGGGAAATCACGTCCAGATGCAGCGCCATCGGCG atgtgcgGGAGTACGAGCCTCCGTTCGGGAAGCTGAAGGATCATCTGTGTGTGGAGAGCATGAAGGATGACATCATCAGAGACCGACTGAGACCCGAGATCCCGTCCAGCTGGACTAACCACACG GGCGTCCAGCTGCTGTGCTCCAGTATAGAGGAGTGCTGGGATCACGAGCCTGAGGCGCGTCTGACGGCGCAGTGCATCGTGGAGCGATTCAGTGAAATCAGCAGCACCGTGATCTCAGTCAGCTCCGACGACAAGAGCGCACAGGATTCTGGGAACGATGAGAAATAG